GAGGAAGCCGACGCCGACCAGCGCGAGGCCGACGTAGCCGGCCCCGAGGACGAGGTTCGCGCCGGCGGTCCGCGCGCCGAAGGCGTACTTCCCGGCGATGCCGCCGCTCCCGTGGCACATCGGGATGCCGCCGAGGGGGACCGACACGAGGTTCATCACGCCCATGCTGGTCGAGAGGTCGTCGGCCGAGACGTCGCGGTCGAAGTAGTCGGCCATGAGCACCGAGGCCGCCAGCGCCGCGTTCCCGACGGTCATCGCGAGCTGGGCGAGCATGGCTTCGGCCGTCGCGCCCGTGAGACCGACGCTGGCGACCGCGAACAGCCCGTCGAACGAGGGCATCGCCAGCGCGGGAGTGGCCCCGGAGGCCACGGCGACGACCCCACCGCCGAGCAGGACCACCATGCCGGAGAGGTTCCAGTAGCCCAGCGCGATGGGGACGACGGCGAGAGCGGCGGCGACGGCGGCCAGTCGCGGGTCGCCGACGCCGAGGCCGACCCCCGTCTCCAGGAGGACGAGTGCGACCCCGAACTGGACGCCGCGGACGACGGGGGCACCGATGTACTGCCCGAGTCGGTCGAGCGTCCCGGTCGTGCCGACGACCAGCAACACGCCGCCGAGGAGGAGTCCCGCGAGCAGGAACTCGCCGGTGGTGACGGTCCCGGCGAGCAGTAGCGCCGCCAGCGCCTTCATCGGCTCGACCGAGATGGGCGCGCCGTAGTAGAGCCCCCAGACCGCCTGTGCGAGGCCGAACCAGACGAGCATCAGCGCCAGCGAGAGGTCGGTCAGCACCGCGATGGCGACGACCAGCGGCAGCACCGTAACCGAATCCCCTATCGCCCCCGTGACCTCGTGCCACGCGAAATCGACACGAGAACCGTCGAGAGTGACCCCTTCGTAACCCATTATCCGCAGTAACGAGTCATCACAGAAGTACGTTTCCAGTAACTGGATTTGGGCACGTTCGCCGTGAACGTAATCGATTGTGGGCCCATCCTGGACCGCTCCATCGAAACGGCCGGCTCGCGCCCGACCCCGGACCCGCGTTCCTTTTACGCGTGAACGGCGAACACCCGTCAAATGAGCGACCAGCGAACGTTCTGTCCACGCTGTGGCGACCCGATGTCCGACGTCGCCGCGAACGACCCGCTGGGCAAGTCCGACGTGGGCGTCTGCGACGACTGCTACTTCGAGCAGTTCGAACTCGTCGACGCGCCCGACCGCATCGAGGTGATGGTCTGTGCGACCTGCGGCGCGGTCCACCGGGGCAACCGGTGGGTCGACGTGGGCGCGAAGGACTACACCGACGTGGCCATCGACGAGGTGGCCGAGGCGCTGGCGGTACACGTCGACGCCGAGGACGTGTCCTGGCAGGTCGACCCCGAGCAGGTAGACCAGAACACCATCCGGATGCACTGTTTCTTCTCCGGCATCGTCCGCGGGCAGTTCCGCGAGGCCGAGGCGACCGTCCCGGTCCTCATCTCCCGGCAGACCTGCACCCGGTGTGGGCGCATCTCCGGCGACTACTACGCCTCCATCGTGCAGGTCCGGGCGGCGGACCGCAAGCCCACCAGCGAGGAGATAGAGCGCTCGAAGGAGATCGCCAACAAGATCGTCGCGGACATGGAGGCGACGGGCGACCGCAACGCCTTCATCACGGAGATGGGCGAGGAGAAGGACGGCCTCGACATCAAGGTCTCGACGAACAACATCGGGAAGAAGATCGCCAACAAGGTCACCGAGGAGTTCGGCGGCTCGTGGGAGGACCACGAGACCCTCGTCACCGAGGACGAGGACGGCAACGAGGTCTACCGCGTCACCTACGCGGTCCGGCTCCCGCCGTTCATCCCCGGCGACATCATCGAGTTGCGCGACGACGACGACACCGACGGCCCCATCCTCGTCCGGAGCGCCCACGGGAACCTCAAGGGCGTCCGGCTCACCACCGGCGAGCGCTACGAGGCCAGTTACTCGGAGGGCGACGCGCCAAACGCCCGCAAGCTCGGCAGCATCGAGGACGGCGTCGAGACCTCGCTCGTGACGGTCGAGGACGAGCACGCGGTACAGGTGCTCGACCCGGAGACCTACGAGGCGAAGACCATCTCGCGCCCGGACTACTTCGACCCCGACGGGGAGTCGGTCCGGGTGTTCAAGAGCCGCGCCGGCCTCCACGTCCTGCCCGATGAGTGAGGAACCGTCGGACGCGGACGGGGACCTGCCGGTCGCCACCGGCGACCCGGCCGAGGACGCCGACGACCTCGCCGCCATCGTCCCCAAGCCCGGCACCGAGGTCGCCATCGCGAGCCTCCGCGATGAGGGCATATACGACGACGAGCGCCGGGTGCAGGCGTACGGCGCGGAGACGGTGGCACTTCCCGTCACCGACCCGCCGCAGTCGACCGACGTGCTAGACGTGGTGCGCCAGACCGACCCCGAGGCGCGGGCGCCCGACCTCGAGACCTTGCTTCGAGAGAAGGGATGGGACGACGAGGCGGTCGCGGCCGCCCCGGCGTCGTGGGCGGTCGTCGGCTCCGTCATCCTGGTCTCGCTCGACGACTGGACCGACGAGCAAGAGCAGGACATCGGCGAGGCCCTGCTGGAACTCCACGGCGAGGCCGACACCGTCTGTGCCCACGGCGGCGTCTCGGGCGAACTCCGCCAGCCAGACACCCGGGTCGTGGCTGGCCTGGGCGACACCGAGACGGTCCACACCGAACACGGGACGAGGTACTCGCTCGACCTCGCGAAGGTCATGTTCTCGCCCGGCAATCAGGCCGAGCGCGCCCGGATGGGCGACGTCGTGGCGGAGGACGAGGAAGTGCTGGACATGTTCGCCGGCATCGGCTACTTCACGCTCCCGATGGCCCGCGCCGGCGCGCAGGTCACGGCCGTCGAGAAGAACCCCGAGTCGTTCCGGTTCCTCGGCGAGAACGCGAACCTCAACGGGGTCCTCGACCGCGTCTCGCTGGTCCTCGGCGACTGCCGGGAGGTCGAGGCCACCGCGGACCGGGTCGTGATGGGCTACTACGACGCCCACGAGTACCTCGACGCGGCCCTGGACGCGCTCGAACCGGGCGGTATCCTGCACCTGCACGAGGCCACGCCCGAGGACCGGCTCTGGGACCGCCCCGTCTCGCGCATCCGCGAGGCCGCGGCCGCCCGCGGGCGCACGGTCGAGATACTCGACAGACGGCGCGTCAAGAGCCACAGCGAGGGCGTCTGGCACGTCGTCGTCGACGCGCGAATCGATTGAACGACGGCTGAACGGTCCTGAACCGTCGGGACGCAACTGAACGAGAGGCGGGGTTTTTGCTGGCGTCGACCGCAGGGAGCGATATGTCCCTCCCGCAAGACGACATCGACTGGGTCCGTGCGGAGATTCCCCGTATGCTCGTGGGCGTGCTACTGGTGCTGTTCGCGTCGTGGCTCGTCCACTTCGCGCTCGACCTCGTGTTCGTCGACCTGTTCCTGCGCCCCCTCGGGCACACACTCGATGGGGGCTCCATCTTCGCGCTCGCCGACGAGGTGTCCGCGTTCGCGGACTTCCTCGGGACGGTCGTGAAGTGGACCGGGCTGCTGGCCGTGCTGGGCTACGTGGTCCGCCGGGCGGCCCGGTCGGGGTCGCAGGACTGAATTCGAGCGACGCGGCTCAGTCCCTGCTCGGCAGCACGCCGCCGTAGTACAGCAGGTGTGCACCGGCTGCAACGAAGAACAGACCGAGCAGTCGAACACGGTTCGTCGCCCCGTCGCGGGGCTCGAACTCCACGTCCAGTAGCAGGTCGTAGCTCCGGCTGGCGAGCGAGAGCAGGGTGTCAGCCTTCACCAGATGGGCGACCCCGGCCAGCGTGAGCACCGCCCCGAGCGGGCGGGCCAGGCTGGACCAGATCTCGAGTACAGACGGGCGGTCTGTCATGCTCGCGGCTTCGGGTCGCCGGCGCAAAAACGGTCGGAAACCGGTCGCCGGGTGCGCCCACCGGCGCACAGCCGAGGGGTTGAAGCCCTCGGAGGCGAAAGAGAGAATCGAATGTTCGGACTCACCCGCCAGCAGATCATCGCCATCGTCTTCGTCGGCCTGATGATCCTCTCCTCGGCCGTGGGCGTCATCGGCGCGTTCTGACCGCCGGTCAGCCGTCGGTGTCCCACACGTCGGCCATCGGCGACCGCTTCGAGCGACGCCGGCGCGACCGCCGCGAGGAGCCGCCACTGCTGTCACCGCCGTCTCCATCACCGCCCGCGCTGGCACTCGCGCCACTGCTGCTGCCGCCGCTACTACTCGTACTGCTGCTACTGTTCCCGCTCCCGCCGCCAGCCCCGCTCTCGCGCCACGTCTCCTGGCGGCGACTCCCGCGGATGGAGCCGCCGTCGAACGCCGTGAGCGCCTCCGTCGGCTGGAACTCCGGGAGGTCCGGCTCCGAGAGCCGGGTGACCTGCTCGGCGAACCACGGCGGCGTGTCGGTCTTCGCGCGCTCGAACAGGTCGAGCAGGCTGGTGTCGGCGAGGTAGGTGTCGCCGTAGTCGTCGGGGGCGCGGATGACCCGCCCGCAGGCCTGGATGACGGTCCGGAGCGCGGAGCGGTAGTACCACGCCCACTGGCCCTGCTCCAGTCGGTGGGCGACCCGCGAATCCCCGGTGTTCAGGAACGGCGCCTTACAGAGCACCTGCCAGCGACAGAGGTCGCCCTCGAGGTCGAGTGCCTCCTCCATCTTCACCGAGAGGAACACCTCCGGGTCGTCACAGGCCTTCCACGACTCCAGTTCGGCGTCGCGATTCTCCCGGCCGTGGATGCGCAGGCGCTCGCCGACGCCGAAGTCACGGAGGAGGTCGGCGAGGCGCTCCTGGATACCGTACGAATGGCAGTGGATGAGCCCCTTCTCGTCGGGATGCTGCTGCATGATGCGCGTCGTGACCCGGGCGATCTTCGGCAGGGTCTCGTCGCGGTGCTCGTAGGTCATCTTCCCCTGGGTCACGTCGTACAGCGGCCGGTTCTCGACGGGGAAGGTGTGTTCGACGTCGACCAGGGCGGTCTGCTCGGGCGGGAGGCCGACCTGCCGGCAGAAGGCGTCCTTGTTGAGGATGGTCGCCGACAGCAGGACGAACTTGTTCCCGCGGTCGTAGACCGTGTGCTGGAGGTACTTCTCGGGGTTCATCGGCTTGATGGTGACCGCCCCGCCCTCGCCGTCGGGCTGGTCGACCAGCCACTCCGTCGCCGACCCGGGGTCGCGGTAGTCCGAGACGAACCAGTCCAGCTCACCGATGCGCTCTTGCAGCCGGTCCCGGACGTGCACCTCCTCGGCGGTGAGCGCCTGCTTCGTGAGCAGTTCGTCCTTCCGGCGGACCAGCGCCTGCATCACGTTCTCGGCGTACTTGGCGGTGCGCTCGACCGAATCGAGGTCGGGCACCTGCAGGTCGTCCCACACCGGGACGGTTCTCGGGCCCAGCTCGATGGTCGCGTACATCTCCGCCCACTCCGCCAGCCCGTGGGCCTCGTCGATGACGACCACGTCCCGCTTGCGGAACACCTCGCTCCCGGCGGTCTGCATGAAGTACGCGAGCGTCATCGCCGCGATGTTCCGGTTGGAGGCGATGGCCCGGTCGGAGAAGTACGGACACCGGTGCTGCACCGAGCAGTCGTACCCCTTCTCGCGTACGCACGGCGCCCGGTTCACGGGGGTATCGCGCTCGCCCGGCAGGATGCACTTGTAGTTCGACTTCCCGCGGATGATGTTCAGGTCGTCCAGCAACGCGTCGCCCGCCACGTCGTCGAGCTGTGAGACCTGCGGCGTCGTGTAGTAGGCGCCGCTGGCCTCGCTCGGGGCGACCGCGTCCGCCTTCGCGGCACAGCCGGCGACCGCCCGCGCGAGGAGGGACTTGCCGCTGCCGGTCGGCGCGCGCACGAGCACCACGTCGTTCCCCGCCTCGAAGGCGTCACGGATGTCGCCGAGCGCCTGCTCCTGGTTGCCGCGGTAGGAGGGTGCGGGGAACTCCTCGAAGATACGGGACGGGTCCACTGTCCTGTGGAAGCCGTGGGACGGGTGTAAAATCATCGGTCGGTCGTGGAATCTGCTGGATGGGTGCAGTGGGCGTGGCTGGTGGACGTCGCGGGCTGTGGCTGGTGAGTTGGTTGACTTTGCGTTTCGGTGGTCTGTGCCGACGAGCAGTTCACTCGCGCTGGCGGCAAGGAGACCGCCCCGCACAGCACCCCGCCCAGGACCGCCCGCACCTCACCCTCCCCAGCCGACTCCCCTCGTTCCACTTCACCTCGTTCCGTTTCACTCCGGTCGTCCACCGTGAGAGCAAGCTCTCACGAGCCAGCACTCGCAGGCTCGTGCGGGCCTCGCGCGACGCTGACTCGTGGCCTAACATTGCGAGGCGACTCCGTCGCCTCGTGCTCGGCACACTCGCCAGCACGCGCCATCCCGAAAATCAGTCGTCGTCGCGGGCCTCGGCCTCGGACAGCGCCGCCACGTCCGCGGCGCTCGGGTCGTCGGGCAGGCGTTCGATGCAGTCGAAACAGAGGAAGTGCTCGGAGCCGTCGCTGTCGAACTCGAGGGTCATGCCGCCGGCCTCGTCGCCGGAGAAACTCCAGAGGTTGGCGATACCGCCGCTTATCGGGACGGGCTTGCCACACCCGTCGCAGGGGTCTCTGCTCACGCCCGAATCGAGGTGCCCGACCCGGTTAGGCCTTCTGACCGGCCCGGCGGACGCACCAGGCGAGCCCCACCGCGAGCGCGTACAGGTAGGTCACGAACAGCAGTGCGACCGTGACCGTCGCGTACTCGAACGTCGGCAATGCCTGTTGCAGCAGTTCCCAGCCACCCATGAGCAGGGAACCCGGAACCTGGAGTGCCTGGACGGTGGTGAGCTGTGCCAAGGCGATGAGTGACACCAGCAGCGCGAAGCTCACCACCGTCTCCCGGCTGAACAGGGGGTCCACCGTCCGTGGTCGTGCCGCCACCATACCACCCCCTTATTCCACAACTGAGTAATGTCTTTGGGTCGAAAACGTAGGGCTATTGAAATCTATTTATATACGATTCGCCCATCGTCTGACGGCCGTCAGACGGGCTGAGACGGCAGAATGACCACGGACCATTCGAATCGGTGAGTCGAGCCACCCCCCGGTCAGGGTCGAGACTTTTGCCCCGGCGGCCCGAACCGACGGGGTATGGAGGTGAACTGCGAGGGGTGTGCCGGATGCTGCATCGACTGGCGACCGCTCGCGGCCGCACCCGACCGGCAGGACCACGAGCGACGCGGGCCACACCGGCCGCTCGACGACACGTACAACCTGGTCCCGCTGACCCGCGAGACGGTGCGCCGGTACTGCGAGGAGGGGCTCGGCGACGCGCTCGTCCCTCGCCTGTGGCTCGCCGAGGACGACCACGCCGTGACCATCGACGGGCACCAGGTCGCTGCGGTCGGCGGGAAGCCGGCGTTCTTCGTCGGCCTGCGCAAGCCGCCGAAACCCGTCGCGCCCTTCGGTATCGACGGGGCGCGCTGGCTGCGCACCTGCGTCTTCCTCGACCCGGCGACCCTGCAGTGTCGCGTCCACGGCTCGGAGCTGTACCCGACCGAGTGCGCCGAGTACCCGGGGCACAACCTCGTGCTGGATCGGGAGACCGAGTGCGAGCGCGTCGAGGCCGCCTACGGTGGCGACCGCCTCGTCGACGACGAACCACCCGGATCGACCGCGGGCCTGCTGCTCGGGCCGCAGGCACTCGGGGAGAAGGTGTTCGTCCACCCCGACCCCGACTCCCTCGACGGAGTCGTCCAGCGGGCCGTCACCCGGGGCCTGACCCGGGCCGACCGCGCCGAGTTCGTGGCGACGGCCGCCGCATCCGCCCCGGGGACCACCGAGCGCAGCGAGTCGCACTACGAACGCTACCGCGACCTCGCCCTCGGCGCGGACTCCTGGGTCGGACAGGCCAGCCGGGACTGGGAGGCACTCGCCGGCGGCGTCGGCACGCCCGTCTCGACCAGCGTCCTCGGGACCACCGTCGAGGAGGACCGCGGCGCGCCGGCGACCCCCGGCTGGGACGCGGTCGAGTGACCAGTCACCCGGCCGCCGGGCGCCCCCGGCCGGGCGAGCGTGGCCGACTGTCATCCCGTCCCGGGTTGCCGACCGTGGCTCTCACCGACCCTCCGTCCAGTTGGGGGTGACTGTTATACCACCCGGTGAACTTTGCTAGCACATGCGTGTGCTCGTCACCGGTGCGACCGGGTTCGTCGGCAGCCGCCTGGTCCCCGAACTCGTCGCCGCCGGCCACGACGTGGTCGTCCTCGTGCGTGACGCCGACCGATACGATGGGCCATCGGACGTCGAGGTGGTCGTCGGCGACCTGCTCGACTACGAGACGTTGCCTCCCGCGTTCGAGGGCGTCGAGGCGGCGTACTACCTCGTCCACTCGATGCGCTCGGGCGAGGACTTCGAGGAGCGCGACCGGCGGGCGGCCAGGAACTTCGTCGACGCCGCCAGCGGCGCGGACGTCGAGCGCGTCGTCTACCTCGGCGGACTGGGCGAGGAGCGCGACCACCTCTCGAAGCACCTGCGGTCGCGTCGCGAGGTCGAACACGTCTTGGAGAGCGGGGCGTACGCCCTGACGACCCTGCGGGCGGCCATCATCGTCGGGGCCGGGAGCGCCAGTTTCGACATGATCCGCCAGCTGGTGAGCCGGCTCCCCGTGATGATAACGCCCCGGTGGGTCCGCACCCCCTGCCAGCCCATCGCCATCGACGACGTGGTGGCGTACCTCGTGGGCGTCCTGGACGCCGAGGAGACGAAGGGTCGGACCTTCGAGATCGGCGGCCCGGACATCCTCACCTACCAGGAGATGCTGGAGCAGACCGCACGGGTGATGGGCCGGCGTCTCCGGGTCGTCCCCATCCCGGTGCTCTCGCCGGAGCTCTCGGCGTACTGGGTCAACCTCGTCACCGACGTCCCGAAGAGCGTGGCGCGGCCGCTCATCACCGGCCTGCGCAACCCGGTCGTCTGCTCGGAGAACCGCATCCACGAGTTCGTCGACGTAGAGCTGACGCCCTTCGAGGCGGCGGTCGCACAGGCACTCGGCGAGGACGCGGCGGCCCGGAAGGCCGCGGCGCCAGAGGCGAACTGATGGCGGAGGAGTTCGGCGAGACGTGGGTCTACGAGAGCATCGTCGGGGCGCTGCCGGGCGTCGACATCTCCGAGCGGACCGCGGTCACCATCCAGATACTGGTCTTCGAGGCGTCGCTCCTCTTCATCGCGTGGCTGTACGACCTCTGGGAGGCCGTCCTGCCGGGCACCGCGGCGGTCGTCGTCGCGGCCATCGGGAGCGCCCTGATGCTGCGCCTCGGCGACTCCATCCGGCGGCTACCGACCCCGCCGCACTACCAGCGCCTGCTGTTCGGCTCCAGCGTCGAGGTCGTCCTCGGCGTGCTCGCGTTCATCGCGCTCGTCACGCACCTGTTCGTCTTCGACCCCGCCCGGTCGGCGAACCCCATCCTCACCGACCTGTTCGGCCAGGAGCCGCCGGTGCTGGCGGTGTACCTGATGCTGCTCATCCTCTGGGACGTGGCCTACCGCATCGGCACCGGCTGGTGGGCCGCCGTCACGGCCATCTGGCGGGCGTACGTCTACGACTTCCCGCACGGGACCGCGTGGGCGTTCGCCCGGACCGACCTGCTGAACCTCGGGTTCGCGGTCGCACAGCTGGTGCTCGTCCCGTTCGTCTGGGACCGGCCGGTGCTGGCCGCAGTACTGGTCGGACACGTCTGTGCCGTCACGGCCGCGACGTCGCTCTCGGTAGGACTGAGTCTGCGCGGAAGGTTCGCCTAATCGTCGCCCTTGATCTCCTTGAACTGCGCGAGCAGGTCGTCGGTGGAGTCGCCGGCGTCGTACTCTACCTTGCCGTGGTAGACTGTCCGTTCGTCGTCGAAGTCGGTGTCCACCTGCGTGGACTTCTGCTCGCGCCGCTCGTGCTCGTCGTCGTCATAGGCACCCATTGACATGGTACTCGAAACCACAATTTGTGATTGACATATATGAAGGTATCGCCGATTCGATGGTTACTGGACGAACGTCTCGACTC
This window of the Haloarchaeobius amylolyticus genome carries:
- a CDS encoding 60S ribosomal export protein NMD3 produces the protein MSDQRTFCPRCGDPMSDVAANDPLGKSDVGVCDDCYFEQFELVDAPDRIEVMVCATCGAVHRGNRWVDVGAKDYTDVAIDEVAEALAVHVDAEDVSWQVDPEQVDQNTIRMHCFFSGIVRGQFREAEATVPVLISRQTCTRCGRISGDYYASIVQVRAADRKPTSEEIERSKEIANKIVADMEATGDRNAFITEMGEEKDGLDIKVSTNNIGKKIANKVTEEFGGSWEDHETLVTEDEDGNEVYRVTYAVRLPPFIPGDIIELRDDDDTDGPILVRSAHGNLKGVRLTTGERYEASYSEGDAPNARKLGSIEDGVETSLVTVEDEHAVQVLDPETYEAKTISRPDYFDPDGESVRVFKSRAGLHVLPDE
- a CDS encoding helicase C-terminal domain-containing protein: MDPSRIFEEFPAPSYRGNQEQALGDIRDAFEAGNDVVLVRAPTGSGKSLLARAVAGCAAKADAVAPSEASGAYYTTPQVSQLDDVAGDALLDDLNIIRGKSNYKCILPGERDTPVNRAPCVREKGYDCSVQHRCPYFSDRAIASNRNIAAMTLAYFMQTAGSEVFRKRDVVVIDEAHGLAEWAEMYATIELGPRTVPVWDDLQVPDLDSVERTAKYAENVMQALVRRKDELLTKQALTAEEVHVRDRLQERIGELDWFVSDYRDPGSATEWLVDQPDGEGGAVTIKPMNPEKYLQHTVYDRGNKFVLLSATILNKDAFCRQVGLPPEQTALVDVEHTFPVENRPLYDVTQGKMTYEHRDETLPKIARVTTRIMQQHPDEKGLIHCHSYGIQERLADLLRDFGVGERLRIHGRENRDAELESWKACDDPEVFLSVKMEEALDLEGDLCRWQVLCKAPFLNTGDSRVAHRLEQGQWAWYYRSALRTVIQACGRVIRAPDDYGDTYLADTSLLDLFERAKTDTPPWFAEQVTRLSEPDLPEFQPTEALTAFDGGSIRGSRRQETWRESGAGGGSGNSSSSTSSSGGSSSGASASAGGDGDGGDSSGGSSRRSRRRRSKRSPMADVWDTDG
- a CDS encoding NAD(P)H-binding protein, with protein sequence MRVLVTGATGFVGSRLVPELVAAGHDVVVLVRDADRYDGPSDVEVVVGDLLDYETLPPAFEGVEAAYYLVHSMRSGEDFEERDRRAARNFVDAASGADVERVVYLGGLGEERDHLSKHLRSRREVEHVLESGAYALTTLRAAIIVGAGSASFDMIRQLVSRLPVMITPRWVRTPCQPIAIDDVVAYLVGVLDAEETKGRTFEIGGPDILTYQEMLEQTARVMGRRLRVVPIPVLSPELSAYWVNLVTDVPKSVARPLITGLRNPVVCSENRIHEFVDVELTPFEAAVAQALGEDAAARKAAAPEAN
- a CDS encoding putative sulfate/molybdate transporter, with translation MGYEGVTLDGSRVDFAWHEVTGAIGDSVTVLPLVVAIAVLTDLSLALMLVWFGLAQAVWGLYYGAPISVEPMKALAALLLAGTVTTGEFLLAGLLLGGVLLVVGTTGTLDRLGQYIGAPVVRGVQFGVALVLLETGVGLGVGDPRLAAVAAALAVVPIALGYWNLSGMVVLLGGGVVAVASGATPALAMPSFDGLFAVASVGLTGATAEAMLAQLAMTVGNAALAASVLMADYFDRDVSADDLSTSMGVMNLVSVPLGGIPMCHGSGGIAGKYAFGARTAGANLVLGAGYVGLALVGVGFLAVYPVAMLGVVLALVALQLARTSLEQTGFYPLTIGIGVVGVAVDLGVAFLGGAVVYLAIERWG
- a CDS encoding class I SAM-dependent methyltransferase, with translation MSEEPSDADGDLPVATGDPAEDADDLAAIVPKPGTEVAIASLRDEGIYDDERRVQAYGAETVALPVTDPPQSTDVLDVVRQTDPEARAPDLETLLREKGWDDEAVAAAPASWAVVGSVILVSLDDWTDEQEQDIGEALLELHGEADTVCAHGGVSGELRQPDTRVVAGLGDTETVHTEHGTRYSLDLAKVMFSPGNQAERARMGDVVAEDEEVLDMFAGIGYFTLPMARAGAQVTAVEKNPESFRFLGENANLNGVLDRVSLVLGDCREVEATADRVVMGYYDAHEYLDAALDALEPGGILHLHEATPEDRLWDRPVSRIREAAAARGRTVEILDRRRVKSHSEGVWHVVVDARID
- a CDS encoding DUF7561 family protein, with protein sequence MSRDPCDGCGKPVPISGGIANLWSFSGDEAGGMTLEFDSDGSEHFLCFDCIERLPDDPSAADVAALSEAEARDDD
- a CDS encoding DUF5786 family protein — encoded protein: MSMGAYDDDEHERREQKSTQVDTDFDDERTVYHGKVEYDAGDSTDDLLAQFKEIKGDD
- a CDS encoding DUF7530 family protein yields the protein MAEEFGETWVYESIVGALPGVDISERTAVTIQILVFEASLLFIAWLYDLWEAVLPGTAAVVVAAIGSALMLRLGDSIRRLPTPPHYQRLLFGSSVEVVLGVLAFIALVTHLFVFDPARSANPILTDLFGQEPPVLAVYLMLLILWDVAYRIGTGWWAAVTAIWRAYVYDFPHGTAWAFARTDLLNLGFAVAQLVLVPFVWDRPVLAAVLVGHVCAVTAATSLSVGLSLRGRFA
- a CDS encoding YkgJ family cysteine cluster protein, giving the protein MEVNCEGCAGCCIDWRPLAAAPDRQDHERRGPHRPLDDTYNLVPLTRETVRRYCEEGLGDALVPRLWLAEDDHAVTIDGHQVAAVGGKPAFFVGLRKPPKPVAPFGIDGARWLRTCVFLDPATLQCRVHGSELYPTECAEYPGHNLVLDRETECERVEAAYGGDRLVDDEPPGSTAGLLLGPQALGEKVFVHPDPDSLDGVVQRAVTRGLTRADRAEFVATAAASAPGTTERSESHYERYRDLALGADSWVGQASRDWEALAGGVGTPVSTSVLGTTVEEDRGAPATPGWDAVE